One window of the Herbiconiux sp. L3-i23 genome contains the following:
- a CDS encoding thiol-disulfide oxidoreductase DCC family protein, producing the protein MAGRAAVRDTVLVFDGECSFCSSCVDWLEKVLPVMPPAVPFQSADLSGYGLSDAEARERVWLITPGKHFGGAGAVSALLRHQPDASLRFAGWLLQIPPLSWLADGAYAVVARLRNILPGGTPASRR; encoded by the coding sequence GTGGCCGGACGCGCTGCTGTGCGGGACACCGTGCTGGTCTTCGATGGCGAGTGCAGTTTCTGCTCCTCGTGCGTCGACTGGCTCGAGAAGGTCCTGCCCGTCATGCCGCCCGCCGTCCCCTTCCAGTCCGCGGATCTTTCGGGGTACGGACTGAGTGACGCCGAGGCCCGTGAGCGGGTCTGGCTGATCACTCCAGGCAAGCATTTCGGCGGCGCAGGAGCAGTGTCCGCGTTGCTGCGACACCAGCCCGACGCGAGCCTCCGGTTCGCGGGCTGGCTGCTGCAGATCCCGCCGCTGTCATGGCTCGCGGACGGCGCCTACGCCGTCGTCGCGCGTCTGCGCAACATTTTGCCGGGCGGCACCCCCGCCTCCCGCCGCTGA
- a CDS encoding CPBP family intramembrane glutamic endopeptidase — MYSLVAIVNRLTREESLGSQTATLNQSLSDRPVFDLVYQLLSIFFDLVPVALVIYLLWLPGRSAFRRIGFDFTRPGRDAVSGLALAAIIGIPGIGLYLGARALDINVGINTSGLDAYWWTIPVLVLSALRAALSEELTVVGYLFTRLREIGWGTWPIIIASALLRGSYHLYQGFGGFIGNAIMGVVFGWVYVKWGRTAPLVVAHLILDVVSFLGLPLAVAWFPDLFGTA, encoded by the coding sequence GTGTATTCCCTCGTCGCCATAGTCAACCGGCTGACCCGCGAGGAGTCGCTCGGCTCGCAGACGGCGACGCTCAATCAGAGCCTCAGCGACCGGCCCGTCTTCGACCTCGTCTACCAGCTGCTGTCGATCTTTTTCGACCTGGTGCCGGTCGCCCTCGTCATCTACCTGCTGTGGCTGCCCGGACGCTCGGCCTTCCGCCGCATCGGCTTTGACTTCACCCGGCCGGGTCGCGACGCCGTCTCGGGGCTGGCGCTGGCCGCGATCATCGGGATCCCGGGAATCGGGCTCTACCTCGGCGCCCGCGCGCTCGACATCAACGTCGGCATCAACACGTCAGGGCTCGACGCCTACTGGTGGACGATCCCGGTCCTCGTGCTGTCCGCGTTGCGGGCGGCGCTCAGCGAGGAGCTCACCGTCGTCGGCTACCTCTTCACCCGGCTGCGCGAGATCGGCTGGGGCACCTGGCCGATCATCATCGCGAGTGCTCTGCTCCGCGGCAGCTACCACCTGTACCAAGGCTTCGGCGGGTTCATCGGCAACGCGATCATGGGCGTCGTATTCGGCTGGGTGTATGTGAAGTGGGGGCGCACCGCTCCTCTCGTGGTCGCCCACTTGATCCTCGACGTCGTGTCGTTCCTCGGCCTTCCGCTCGCGGTGGCCTGGTTCCCGGACCTTTTCGGCACCGCCTGA
- the gcvP gene encoding aminomethyl-transferring glycine dehydrogenase, with protein MLDSVGYPSVDALMDAAVPAGIRVDRSLVSSIPDAATEAEALRELRMLAGRNTVRRSMIGLGYYGTLTPAVIKRNVLENPSWYTAYTPYQPEISQGRLEALINFQTMVADLTGLATANASMLDEATAVVEGMLLARRASKSKSPRFVVDADVFPQTLALLRHRAEAVGIEIVEAALAGGAAVDGEYFGLFVQYPGASGRLWNPAVTIAAAKEAGAVAVVAADLLALTLVTSPGELGADVAVGTSQRFGVPMGFGGPHAGYMAVRAGLERQLPGRLVGVSQDAAGQPAYRLSLQAREQHIRREKATSNICTAQVLLAVMAGMYAVYHGPGGLTHIARTVHDRAFAAAKSLRSAGVEVVEGDFFDTFLVRVPDADVVLERARERGTLLRRVDDTTVGVSFDEVTAGEVSLGAVSLLEIFAPDVDVIENVSAYGELPADLVRTSRFLTHPVFNTHHSETSMMRYLRYLASLDYALDRGMIPLGSCTMKLNAAAEMEAVTWPEFAGLHPFAPAEDVRGYLDLIGQLEGWLAEVTGYDSVSLQPNAGSQGELAGLLAIRGYHRSRGDFERVVCLIPSSAHGTNAASAVLAGMKVVVVACDSLGNVDLDDLRAKIEEHAATLAALMITYPSTHGVYEHEVQAITDAVHEAGGQVYVDGANLNALLGYARFGDFGGDVSHLNLHKTFCIPHGGGGPGVGPVAAKAHLAPFLPGHPFSQRGGAEFAGGPVSAAPFGSPSILPISWAYVRMMGADGLRDATGAAVLAANYIAARLADHFPVLYKGDDGLVAHECILDLRPLTAATGVSVDDVAKRLIDYGFHAPTMSFPVPGTLMVEPTESEDLAEIDRFVDAMIAIKAEADRVGSGEWDVDDNPLRGAPHTAQAIAVADWPHAYSREDAVYPFAGASVDPATTTARIRGKYWPPVRRIDQAYGDRNLVCACPPPEAFA; from the coding sequence ATGCTCGACTCGGTCGGCTACCCGAGCGTCGATGCGCTCATGGACGCGGCCGTGCCCGCCGGCATCCGTGTCGACCGGTCGCTCGTGTCATCCATCCCCGACGCCGCCACCGAAGCCGAGGCGCTGCGCGAGCTGCGGATGCTCGCCGGCCGCAACACCGTGCGCCGCTCGATGATCGGCCTCGGCTACTACGGCACGCTGACCCCGGCCGTCATCAAGCGCAACGTGCTCGAGAACCCCAGCTGGTACACCGCGTACACGCCGTACCAGCCCGAGATCTCGCAGGGGCGCCTCGAAGCGCTCATCAATTTCCAGACCATGGTCGCCGACCTGACCGGCCTCGCGACCGCCAATGCGTCGATGCTCGACGAGGCCACCGCTGTGGTCGAAGGAATGCTTCTCGCGCGCCGGGCGTCGAAGTCGAAGTCTCCGCGGTTCGTCGTCGACGCGGATGTGTTCCCGCAGACGCTCGCGCTGCTGCGGCACCGTGCCGAGGCCGTCGGAATCGAGATCGTCGAAGCGGCGCTCGCCGGCGGAGCAGCGGTCGACGGCGAGTACTTCGGACTGTTCGTGCAGTATCCGGGCGCCTCCGGGCGGCTGTGGAACCCCGCCGTGACCATCGCGGCAGCGAAGGAGGCCGGCGCCGTCGCGGTCGTCGCCGCCGACCTGCTCGCCCTCACCCTCGTGACCTCGCCCGGCGAGCTCGGCGCGGATGTCGCCGTCGGCACGTCGCAGCGCTTCGGGGTGCCGATGGGCTTCGGAGGACCGCACGCCGGATACATGGCGGTGCGCGCCGGCCTCGAACGCCAGCTTCCCGGTCGCCTCGTCGGAGTCAGCCAGGACGCTGCCGGTCAGCCCGCCTACCGCCTGTCGTTGCAGGCGCGCGAGCAGCACATCCGTCGCGAAAAGGCCACGAGCAACATCTGCACGGCGCAGGTGCTGCTCGCCGTGATGGCCGGCATGTACGCCGTCTACCACGGCCCCGGTGGCCTCACCCACATCGCCCGCACGGTGCACGACCGCGCGTTCGCCGCGGCGAAGTCGCTGCGCTCCGCCGGCGTCGAAGTGGTCGAAGGCGACTTCTTCGACACCTTCCTCGTGCGCGTCCCCGATGCCGACGTGGTGCTCGAGCGGGCCCGCGAGCGCGGCACCCTGCTCCGCCGTGTCGACGACACCACCGTGGGCGTCAGCTTCGACGAGGTCACCGCGGGCGAGGTCTCGCTCGGCGCGGTGTCGCTGCTCGAGATCTTCGCCCCCGACGTCGACGTGATCGAGAACGTCTCCGCGTACGGCGAGCTGCCCGCGGATCTCGTGCGCACCAGCCGCTTCCTCACGCATCCGGTGTTCAACACCCACCATTCCGAGACATCCATGATGCGGTACCTGCGCTACCTCGCGAGCCTCGACTACGCACTCGACCGCGGCATGATCCCGCTCGGCTCGTGCACCATGAAGCTCAACGCGGCCGCTGAGATGGAGGCCGTCACCTGGCCCGAGTTCGCCGGCCTGCACCCGTTCGCTCCCGCCGAGGACGTCCGCGGCTACCTCGACCTCATCGGCCAGCTCGAGGGGTGGTTGGCCGAGGTCACCGGCTACGACTCGGTCTCGCTGCAGCCCAACGCCGGCAGCCAAGGCGAACTCGCGGGGCTCCTCGCCATCCGCGGCTACCACCGGTCGCGCGGCGACTTCGAGCGGGTCGTCTGCCTCATCCCGTCGAGCGCGCACGGCACGAACGCCGCCTCCGCGGTGCTCGCGGGGATGAAGGTCGTCGTCGTCGCGTGCGACAGCCTCGGCAACGTCGACCTCGACGACCTCCGCGCGAAGATCGAGGAGCACGCCGCCACGCTCGCGGCGCTCATGATCACCTACCCGTCGACGCACGGCGTGTACGAGCACGAGGTCCAGGCCATCACCGACGCCGTCCACGAGGCCGGCGGCCAGGTCTACGTCGACGGTGCGAACCTCAACGCCCTTCTCGGGTACGCGCGGTTCGGTGACTTCGGCGGCGACGTCTCGCACCTCAACCTGCACAAGACCTTCTGCATCCCGCACGGCGGAGGCGGACCCGGCGTCGGCCCGGTCGCCGCGAAGGCGCACCTCGCGCCCTTCCTGCCAGGGCACCCGTTCTCGCAGCGCGGGGGTGCCGAGTTCGCCGGGGGTCCGGTGTCGGCCGCGCCGTTCGGGTCGCCGTCGATCCTGCCGATCAGTTGGGCCTACGTCCGGATGATGGGGGCCGACGGCCTGCGCGACGCGACCGGTGCCGCGGTGCTCGCCGCGAACTACATCGCGGCGAGGCTCGCCGACCACTTCCCGGTGCTGTACAAGGGCGACGACGGACTCGTGGCCCACGAGTGCATCCTGGACCTGCGGCCGCTGACCGCGGCGACCGGGGTGAGCGTCGACGACGTCGCGAAGCGGCTCATCGACTACGGATTCCATGCGCCGACCATGTCGTTCCCGGTGCCCGGCACCCTCATGGTCGAGCCGACCGAGAGCGAGGACCTCGCCGAGATCGACCGGTTCGTCGACGCGATGATCGCGATCAAGGCCGAAGCCGACCGGGTCGGGTCGGGGGAGTGGGATGTCGACGACAACCCGCTGCGCGGCGCCCCGCACACGGCTCAGGCCATCGCGGTCGCCGACTGGCCGCACGCCTACTCGCGGGAGGACGCGGTCTACCCGTTCGCCGGCGCGAGCGTGGACCCGGCGACCACGACGGCGCGCATTCGCGGCAAGTACTGGCCGCCTGTGCGTCGCATCGACCAGGCGTACGGCGATCGCAACCTGGTCTGCGCGTGCCCGCCCCCGGAGGCCTTCGCCTGA
- the gcvH gene encoding glycine cleavage system protein GcvH, whose amino-acid sequence MTRESELKYTSEHEWVEAADGVATVGITGYAAGQLGDVVYVDLPAAGTAVEAGAVIGEIESTKSVGELYAPVSGTIAAVNDAVEASPELVNSDPLGDGWLVRIEYSDLPALLELAEYQALTSES is encoded by the coding sequence ATGACCCGCGAGAGCGAACTGAAGTACACGTCCGAGCACGAGTGGGTCGAGGCGGCAGACGGCGTCGCCACCGTCGGCATCACCGGCTACGCGGCAGGACAGCTCGGCGACGTCGTCTACGTCGACCTCCCCGCTGCGGGCACCGCGGTCGAGGCCGGAGCGGTGATCGGCGAAATCGAGTCCACCAAGTCGGTCGGTGAGCTCTACGCGCCGGTCAGCGGCACGATCGCCGCCGTCAACGACGCCGTGGAAGCCTCGCCCGAGCTCGTCAACTCCGACCCGCTGGGCGACGGCTGGCTCGTCCGCATCGAATACTCCGACCTGCCCGCCCTGCTCGAGCTCGCCGAGTACCAGGCGCTCACCTCGGAGTCGTGA
- the gcvT gene encoding glycine cleavage system aminomethyltransferase GcvT, giving the protein MTDTLPTQRQSPLHDAHVAAGATFTDFAGWQMPVRYSGDLAEHAAVRTAAGLFDLSHMGEIFVLGPAAADALDAALSGRMSALTVGQAKYTLLLDDDGGVIDDLIVYRTGDDRYLVVANASNREVVAEVLRDRAEGYDALVEDESDDVALIAIQGPKSKEILQNVEGLTGEEQDIDDALGALRYYRALNAVYAGLPILITRTGYTGEDGFELFVAPDAARSLWDALLETGAGAGLVPAGLACRDTLRLEAGMPLYGHELGVDILPAQAGLARAVVTDGHDFVGRDAVLRGDAPEPDSLLAGRVLVGLASEGKRAGRAGYDVLNGDGAVVGRVTSGALSPTLGHPIAMAFVDPAVAETGTSLGIDVRGTRIDATVVPLPFYKRESNT; this is encoded by the coding sequence ATGACCGACACCCTTCCCACCCAGCGACAGAGCCCGCTGCACGACGCCCACGTCGCCGCGGGCGCGACCTTCACCGACTTCGCCGGCTGGCAGATGCCCGTGCGCTATTCGGGCGACCTCGCCGAGCACGCCGCCGTCCGCACCGCCGCCGGATTGTTCGACCTGTCGCACATGGGCGAGATCTTCGTGCTCGGGCCCGCTGCCGCCGACGCGCTCGACGCCGCGCTCAGCGGTCGGATGTCGGCGCTCACCGTCGGGCAGGCGAAGTACACGCTGCTGCTCGACGACGACGGGGGAGTGATCGACGACCTGATCGTGTACCGCACCGGAGACGACCGCTACCTGGTCGTCGCGAACGCCTCGAACCGCGAGGTCGTCGCCGAGGTCCTCCGCGACCGCGCCGAGGGGTACGACGCGCTGGTCGAGGACGAGAGCGACGATGTCGCCCTCATCGCGATCCAGGGACCCAAGTCGAAGGAGATCCTGCAGAACGTCGAAGGGCTCACCGGTGAGGAGCAGGACATCGACGACGCGCTGGGCGCTCTGCGCTACTACCGCGCGCTCAACGCCGTGTACGCGGGCCTGCCGATCCTCATCACCCGCACCGGCTACACCGGCGAGGACGGCTTCGAGCTGTTCGTCGCGCCCGACGCGGCGCGCTCGCTGTGGGATGCGCTGCTCGAGACGGGCGCCGGTGCCGGGCTCGTGCCCGCCGGTCTCGCCTGCCGCGACACTTTGCGACTCGAGGCGGGCATGCCGCTTTACGGTCACGAACTCGGCGTCGACATCCTCCCCGCCCAGGCAGGCCTCGCGCGCGCGGTCGTCACCGACGGGCACGACTTCGTCGGTCGCGACGCCGTCCTCCGCGGCGACGCCCCTGAGCCGGACTCGCTGCTCGCCGGTCGCGTGCTCGTCGGCCTCGCCTCCGAGGGCAAGCGCGCGGGACGCGCCGGATACGACGTCCTGAACGGCGACGGCGCCGTCGTCGGCCGCGTCACCAGCGGTGCGCTGTCTCCGACCCTCGGTCACCCCATCGCCATGGCGTTCGTCGACCCCGCGGTCGCCGAGACCGGCACGAGCCTCGGCATCGACGTGCGCGGCACGCGCATCGACGCCACCGTCGTCCCCCTTCCCTTCTACAAGCGAGAGAGCAACACATGA
- a CDS encoding copper resistance CopC family protein: MQATTRRAGVLGVLSGGALAVLLALAPAGAASAHDSLESATPADGETVVELSSVELSYSGTLLSIGEDQRSAAIQVTRDGRYFEAGCPTLVDNTASVDVALGEAGQYEVVWQVVSSDGHTISDSYEFTYDPLDGTDVAEGADAPACGEASSDTDGPSDDAILIGAAVGIGALAVVGVVLAIVFGRRRGDFGRPAADNDSDTK, translated from the coding sequence ATGCAGGCCACGACACGACGAGCGGGAGTGCTCGGGGTCCTGTCGGGCGGCGCCCTCGCGGTGCTGCTCGCGCTCGCCCCCGCGGGAGCGGCGTCGGCGCACGACAGCCTCGAGTCCGCGACGCCGGCGGATGGGGAGACCGTCGTCGAGCTCTCGTCCGTCGAGCTGTCGTACAGCGGCACCCTGCTGAGCATCGGCGAGGACCAGCGCTCCGCCGCCATCCAGGTCACGCGCGATGGCCGCTACTTCGAGGCCGGATGCCCGACCCTGGTCGACAACACGGCGAGCGTCGACGTGGCGCTCGGCGAGGCGGGGCAGTACGAGGTCGTCTGGCAGGTCGTCTCCTCCGACGGCCACACGATCTCCGACAGCTACGAGTTCACCTACGACCCGCTCGACGGCACCGATGTCGCCGAGGGTGCCGACGCCCCCGCCTGCGGTGAGGCCTCCTCCGACACGGATGGACCGAGCGACGACGCGATCCTGATCGGCGCGGCCGTCGGCATCGGCGCGCTCGCCGTCGTCGGCGTCGTGCTCGCGATCGTCTTCGGACGCCGCCGCGGCGACTTCGGCCGCCCCGCAGCGGACAACGACTCCGACACGAAGTAG
- a CDS encoding GntR family transcriptional regulator, with protein sequence MTIQSDIRGARREDDRVRGGVLRYAREAAMTASPLPGEVELARRLDATRQQVRNALAALENQGIVKRRQGAATTVDLVALRMNVRLEEQLEHSELLERLGYEAAVEVLDVRRVPAGDGAAALLTETGGEPVRIVKRWSADGRPAMVAEDTVAVPDGWDGDIGSAGSVFALVERVWGEPIVWEVATPGVIVLDEQRAEQMGLPVGAPALTFDILGMTVGGRRAFHAIEVHNPDIVSYSLLRTVRPPWSSTSGI encoded by the coding sequence ATGACGATCCAGAGCGACATCCGCGGCGCACGGCGCGAGGACGACAGGGTGCGGGGCGGTGTGCTCCGGTACGCGCGCGAAGCCGCTATGACGGCGAGTCCGCTGCCCGGCGAGGTCGAACTGGCCCGCCGCCTCGACGCGACACGGCAACAGGTGCGCAACGCCCTCGCCGCGCTTGAGAACCAGGGAATCGTGAAGCGACGCCAAGGCGCGGCGACCACGGTCGACCTCGTCGCCCTTCGCATGAACGTGCGCCTCGAAGAGCAGCTCGAGCATTCGGAGCTGCTCGAACGACTCGGCTATGAGGCGGCCGTCGAGGTGCTCGACGTGAGACGCGTCCCGGCCGGGGACGGCGCCGCTGCACTCCTCACCGAGACCGGCGGCGAACCGGTGCGCATCGTGAAGCGCTGGAGCGCCGACGGGCGGCCGGCGATGGTCGCCGAGGACACCGTCGCCGTGCCCGACGGGTGGGACGGCGACATCGGTTCGGCGGGATCGGTGTTCGCGCTCGTCGAAAGGGTCTGGGGCGAACCGATCGTGTGGGAGGTCGCCACCCCCGGCGTGATCGTGCTCGACGAGCAGAGGGCCGAGCAGATGGGCCTGCCCGTGGGCGCGCCCGCACTGACCTTCGACATCCTCGGCATGACCGTCGGCGGGCGCCGCGCGTTCCACGCCATCGAGGTGCACAATCCCGACATCGTGAGCTATTCGCTGCTGCGCACCGTCCGGCCGCCGTGGAGCTCCACGTCGGGCATCTGA
- a CDS encoding ABC transporter ATP-binding protein has translation MSNALLQVRDLRVQYETGATTNLAVRGVDFDVPAGSVVAIVGESGSGKSTISQSLIRQVAEGGRIVGGSVVFDGRDLVQLPESALRKIRGAQIGFVPQDPSSSLNPLVRVGEQIAEALRLHKGMKRAAAAKRAVEILDEVGIPDAEIRAGQYPHELSGGMRQRVLIGIAWSCEPRLVIADEPTSALDVTVQRHVLDRLEGLAREHGTSVLLVTHDLAVAADRADRILVMQRGEIVEQGTVAEVLGNPQHAYTRELVAAAPGLTSGRLQPQDVTVHDPAARRALTLAFTERDDSGKPADILVIENLAKTFSVRGGLGSKNAIAAVDDVSFRVRRGSTFSIVGESGSGKTTTARIAARIVDADAGTIRFDGDDITTLRGEGLRQLRRKIQVVYQNPFGSLDPMMTVERIVAEPLAAFRIGSRAERSETVRAVLDAVRLAPELAGRRPRQLSGGQRQRVAIARALTLGPELLVLDEPVSALDVSVQEQILQLLVDLQKEFALSYLFISHDLGVIRQISDDIAVMRFGRLVESGTAAEVMASPREEYTRELLAAIPGSRAV, from the coding sequence ATGAGCAACGCTCTGCTGCAGGTGCGCGACCTCCGCGTCCAGTACGAGACCGGGGCGACCACGAATCTCGCCGTTCGGGGCGTCGACTTCGACGTGCCCGCCGGCTCGGTGGTCGCCATCGTCGGCGAATCGGGCTCGGGGAAGAGCACCATCTCGCAGTCGCTCATCCGTCAGGTGGCCGAGGGGGGCCGCATAGTGGGAGGCTCCGTCGTCTTCGACGGACGCGACCTGGTGCAGCTGCCCGAGAGCGCGCTGCGCAAGATCCGCGGCGCCCAGATCGGCTTCGTGCCGCAAGACCCGAGCAGCTCGCTCAATCCGCTCGTGCGGGTGGGGGAGCAGATCGCCGAAGCGCTGCGTCTGCACAAGGGCATGAAGCGCGCCGCCGCGGCGAAACGGGCGGTCGAGATCCTCGACGAGGTCGGCATCCCCGACGCCGAGATCCGCGCGGGACAGTACCCGCACGAGCTGTCGGGCGGCATGCGTCAGCGCGTGCTCATCGGCATCGCGTGGTCGTGCGAGCCCCGCCTCGTCATCGCGGACGAACCCACGAGCGCGCTCGACGTGACCGTTCAGCGTCACGTCCTCGACCGGCTCGAGGGACTCGCCCGCGAGCACGGCACCTCGGTGCTGCTCGTCACTCACGACCTCGCCGTCGCGGCGGATCGCGCGGACCGCATCCTGGTGATGCAGCGGGGCGAGATCGTCGAGCAGGGCACCGTCGCCGAGGTCCTCGGAAATCCGCAGCACGCGTACACCCGCGAGCTGGTCGCCGCGGCTCCCGGACTGACGAGCGGACGCCTGCAGCCGCAGGACGTCACCGTGCACGATCCGGCCGCCCGGCGGGCGCTGACCCTCGCGTTCACCGAACGCGACGACTCGGGCAAGCCCGCCGACATCCTCGTCATCGAGAACCTCGCCAAGACCTTCTCGGTGCGCGGCGGACTCGGCTCGAAGAACGCGATCGCCGCCGTCGACGACGTGTCGTTCCGCGTGCGCCGCGGGTCGACCTTCTCGATCGTGGGGGAATCGGGTTCCGGCAAGACCACGACCGCCCGGATCGCGGCCCGCATCGTCGACGCCGACGCCGGCACCATCCGCTTCGACGGAGACGACATCACGACGCTGCGCGGCGAAGGCCTGCGTCAGCTGCGCCGAAAGATCCAGGTCGTCTACCAGAACCCGTTCGGCTCGCTCGACCCGATGATGACGGTGGAACGCATCGTCGCCGAGCCGCTCGCGGCCTTCCGCATCGGCTCGCGCGCGGAGCGCAGCGAGACGGTGCGCGCGGTGCTCGACGCCGTGCGTCTCGCACCCGAGCTCGCCGGTCGCCGCCCCCGCCAGCTCTCGGGCGGTCAGCGGCAGCGCGTCGCCATCGCGCGCGCCCTCACCCTTGGGCCCGAACTGCTCGTGCTCGACGAGCCGGTCTCGGCGCTCGATGTGTCGGTGCAGGAGCAGATCCTGCAGCTGCTCGTCGACCTGCAGAAGGAGTTCGCGCTCAGCTACCTCTTCATCTCGCACGACCTCGGCGTCATCCGGCAGATCTCCGACGACATCGCCGTCATGCGCTTCGGCAGGCTCGTCGAGTCGGGCACCGCCGCCGAGGTGATGGCGAGCCCCCGCGAGGAATACACGCGAGAGCTTCTCGCGGCGATCCCCGGATCCCGCGCCGTCTGA
- a CDS encoding ABC transporter permease — protein MRLLRQPGFLISALIVLIALVAVFFPHLFASQDPFEGTARDKLQAPSGAHWFGTDNLGRDLYSRVVHGAFLSLATAGLAVLVGVVAGAVVGLLSGFIGGRLDFVLMRIVDVLIAVPSVLLALIVVAGLGFGPVPVALGVGLGAAGSFARVTRAQVVRVRGEEYVEAARTLGVRWPAILVRHVFPNSARPVIALAALEIGTAILAVSALSFLGFGAPPPAPEWGALVSAGRDFLATGWWLSVLPGAVILVVVLAVNRLARAIGGER, from the coding sequence GTGAGACTGCTCCGTCAGCCGGGGTTCCTGATCTCGGCCCTCATCGTGCTCATCGCGCTGGTCGCCGTGTTCTTCCCGCACCTGTTCGCCTCGCAGGACCCGTTCGAAGGCACCGCGCGCGACAAGCTGCAGGCGCCGTCGGGCGCGCACTGGTTCGGCACCGACAACCTCGGCCGCGACCTCTACTCCCGCGTCGTGCACGGCGCCTTCCTCTCGCTCGCCACCGCCGGCCTCGCCGTGCTCGTCGGAGTCGTGGCCGGTGCCGTCGTCGGATTGCTGTCGGGCTTCATCGGCGGGCGCCTCGACTTCGTGCTCATGCGCATCGTCGACGTCCTCATCGCCGTGCCGAGCGTGCTGCTCGCGCTCATCGTCGTCGCGGGTCTCGGGTTCGGGCCGGTACCCGTTGCGCTCGGTGTCGGCCTCGGCGCCGCCGGATCCTTCGCCCGCGTCACCCGGGCGCAGGTCGTCCGCGTCCGGGGCGAGGAGTACGTCGAAGCCGCCCGCACTCTCGGCGTCCGCTGGCCCGCGATCCTCGTGCGACACGTCTTCCCGAACTCCGCCCGGCCCGTGATCGCTCTCGCCGCACTCGAGATCGGTACCGCGATCCTCGCCGTCTCGGCCCTCAGCTTCCTCGGCTTCGGTGCCCCGCCGCCCGCGCCCGAGTGGGGCGCGCTGGTCTCGGCCGGGCGCGACTTCCTGGCGACCGGATGGTGGCTCAGCGTGCTGCCCGGTGCGGTCATCCTCGTCGTGGTGCTCGCCGTCAACCGCCTGGCTCGGGCGATCGGAGGAGAACGATGA
- a CDS encoding ABC transporter permease: MRRPFTGWRSALAFLAPKVFQFAFVIWATYTVTFLLLNLLPGDPLIAALSVKGGDATPTDPEALRELRAKYGLDGSLWERYAVNGLAALRGDLGVSIATGQDVGDMIGRALPNTAVVALLALALGVVVSIVITYFAYVAKWKWVRNTLLQIPPFGVAVPAFFSGLVLVSVFAYGLGILPSSGSRNPLSVVLPAVTLSLPVGAIFFQVFSAAVLEARASSYVFTAVAKGLSERVVFLRHVFRNALLPSVTILGLLIGYLAGGTAVVESVFSRDGIGRLVVDAVLARDANVVLGVVIVVSVVYSVVNLLVDLSYGLIDPRTRPKAARRAVQDARDKAVVEA, encoded by the coding sequence GTGAGAAGACCGTTCACCGGGTGGAGGAGTGCGCTCGCATTCCTCGCCCCCAAGGTGTTCCAGTTCGCGTTCGTGATCTGGGCCACCTACACGGTGACCTTCCTGCTGCTCAACCTGCTCCCGGGCGACCCCCTCATCGCCGCCCTCTCCGTGAAGGGCGGCGACGCCACCCCCACCGACCCCGAGGCGCTGCGCGAACTCCGCGCGAAGTACGGCCTCGACGGGTCGCTCTGGGAGCGGTACGCCGTGAACGGTCTCGCCGCGCTGCGCGGTGATCTCGGCGTCTCGATCGCGACCGGGCAGGACGTCGGCGACATGATCGGCCGGGCGCTGCCCAACACGGCGGTCGTCGCGCTGCTCGCCCTTGCGCTCGGCGTCGTCGTCTCGATCGTCATCACCTACTTCGCGTACGTCGCGAAGTGGAAGTGGGTCCGCAACACCCTCCTGCAGATCCCGCCGTTCGGTGTGGCCGTGCCCGCGTTCTTCAGCGGACTCGTGCTCGTCAGCGTCTTCGCCTACGGCCTCGGCATCCTGCCCTCCTCCGGCAGCCGCAATCCGTTGAGCGTCGTCCTTCCGGCCGTCACCCTGTCGCTGCCGGTCGGCGCCATCTTCTTCCAGGTCTTCTCGGCCGCCGTCCTCGAGGCACGCGCCAGCTCCTACGTCTTCACCGCCGTCGCGAAGGGACTCTCGGAGCGGGTCGTCTTCCTGCGCCACGTCTTCCGCAACGCGCTGCTGCCCTCGGTCACGATCCTCGGTCTGCTGATCGGCTACCTGGCGGGCGGCACCGCCGTCGTCGAGAGCGTCTTCTCGCGAGACGGCATCGGCCGCCTCGTCGTCGACGCGGTCCTCGCGCGCGACGCGAACGTCGTGCTCGGAGTCGTCATCGTCGTCTCGGTCGTCTACTCGGTCGTGAACCTGCTCGTCGACCTCTCCTACGGCCTCATCGACCCGCGCACCCGCCCGAAGGCCGCTCGCCGGGCCGTGCAGGACGCCCGCGACAAGGCGGTGGTCGAGGCGTGA